From one Gallionella capsiferriformans ES-2 genomic stretch:
- a CDS encoding MGH1-like glycoside hydrolase domain-containing protein — protein sequence MTNTAKNAERARLDAQRQGKENWRLWGPYLSERAWGTVREDYSADGTAWEYFDHEQSRSRAYRWSEDGMGGVCDEKQRLCFALALWNGVDPILKERAFGLTGNEGNHGEDVKECYFYTDATPSHSFLRYRYKYPQRAFPYNQLVQENARRTRDDPPFGLIDSGAFADDRYWDVEVSYAKAAAGQVHIRISADNRGPEPAVLHLLPTLWCRNTWAWGDDEGEKPQLAAEQADSDAAWTVQAAVEGLGTYHLYGRQPAQLLFTENDSNAEKLWGQANCTPYVKDAFHRLVVQGEAAAVNPAQRGTKCAAWHSRTVAPGARMTLELVLSDTALAHPFADAVAVFERREQEADAFYRELLPGDAGDRTILRQALAGMFWNQQFYHYDVARWLDGDIMRPPQSHQFGRNRYWRHFRLAEVMSVPDSWEFPWFAAWDLAFHALVLGLADIEFAKRQLEILLREDTLHPGGQIPAYEWAFGDVNPPVHAMAVLKLYRMEHEQRGKGDLGFLRRAMHKLLLNYAWWLNAKDSEGHGVFEGGFLGLDNISVYDRSQPLPPGYRLKQADATGWVAMFALNMTMIALELTVEEPDYEEVALQCYSQFLSMANVMAGNVDHSPSLWDAEDGFFKDVIVTPEGERHRIDVFSMVGLIPLFACEVVEPRLLVSAPRFEKMLMAHAGGMFDGHTICACPAHTNERGEHLLSLANHEMLPPILKRLLNEDEFLSPFGIRSVSRIHAAQRDLGWLPAVGRAIIEYLPGESNTGLFGGNSNWRGPVWMPVNYLLNETLLKFHQYLGDEFKAAVPCMDNREMTLHEVSCLLADRVASVFRRDGNGHVAAFAPDSPHQSDSHWQELLLFNEYYHGETGQGLGASHQTGWTGLVANLLLQTRPPRSASKAHPERKEGTK from the coding sequence ATGACCAACACAGCTAAAAACGCCGAACGGGCCCGTCTGGATGCACAACGTCAAGGCAAGGAAAACTGGCGCTTGTGGGGGCCTTATCTGTCCGAACGCGCCTGGGGTACGGTGCGCGAAGACTACAGCGCTGACGGCACGGCGTGGGAATATTTTGATCACGAGCAATCCCGTTCGCGCGCCTATCGCTGGAGCGAAGACGGCATGGGCGGTGTTTGCGACGAAAAGCAGCGCTTGTGTTTTGCGCTGGCGTTATGGAACGGCGTTGACCCCATCCTGAAGGAGCGCGCCTTCGGCCTGACCGGCAACGAGGGCAACCACGGCGAGGATGTGAAGGAATGCTATTTCTATACGGACGCCACGCCCAGCCACAGTTTTCTGCGCTACCGCTACAAATATCCGCAACGGGCCTTCCCCTACAACCAGTTGGTGCAGGAGAACGCGCGCCGCACGCGCGACGACCCGCCGTTCGGGCTGATCGACAGCGGCGCATTCGCCGATGACCGTTACTGGGATGTGGAAGTGAGCTATGCGAAAGCGGCGGCGGGGCAGGTACACATCCGCATCAGCGCCGACAATCGCGGCCCGGAGCCAGCCGTGCTGCACCTGCTGCCCACGCTGTGGTGCCGCAACACCTGGGCATGGGGCGACGACGAAGGCGAAAAACCGCAGCTCGCTGCGGAGCAAGCGGACAGCGACGCGGCCTGGACCGTGCAGGCTGCGGTCGAAGGACTCGGTACGTACCACCTGTACGGCAGGCAGCCCGCGCAACTGCTGTTCACCGAGAACGACAGCAACGCCGAAAAACTGTGGGGACAAGCCAACTGCACGCCGTATGTTAAGGATGCCTTCCATCGCTTGGTGGTGCAGGGCGAGGCGGCGGCGGTCAACCCGGCGCAGCGCGGCACCAAATGCGCCGCCTGGCATAGCCGGACCGTCGCGCCGGGCGCGCGCATGACGCTGGAGCTGGTGCTGTCGGATACGGCGCTGGCGCACCCGTTCGCCGATGCCGTTGCGGTGTTCGAGCGGCGCGAACAGGAAGCGGACGCCTTTTACCGCGAACTGCTGCCGGGCGATGCGGGCGACCGCACCATACTGCGTCAGGCGCTGGCTGGCATGTTCTGGAACCAGCAGTTCTACCACTACGATGTGGCGCGCTGGTTAGATGGTGACATCATGCGTCCGCCGCAATCTCACCAATTCGGGCGAAATCGATATTGGCGCCATTTCAGACTGGCGGAAGTAATGTCGGTACCGGACAGTTGGGAGTTCCCCTGGTTCGCCGCGTGGGATCTGGCGTTCCACGCGCTGGTGCTGGGGCTGGCGGATATTGAGTTCGCCAAGCGGCAACTTGAAATTCTGTTGCGCGAAGACACGCTGCACCCCGGCGGGCAGATTCCTGCCTACGAGTGGGCGTTTGGCGACGTCAACCCGCCGGTGCATGCGATGGCCGTGCTCAAGCTGTACCGCATGGAGCACGAACAGAGAGGCAAGGGCGATCTCGGTTTCCTGCGCCGCGCCATGCACAAGCTGCTGCTCAATTACGCATGGTGGCTGAACGCCAAGGACAGCGAAGGCCACGGCGTGTTCGAGGGCGGTTTCCTGGGGTTGGACAACATCTCGGTGTACGACCGCTCTCAGCCGCTGCCGCCCGGCTATCGCCTGAAACAGGCGGATGCCACCGGCTGGGTGGCGATGTTCGCACTCAACATGACCATGATCGCACTGGAACTGACTGTCGAAGAACCCGATTACGAAGAGGTCGCGTTGCAGTGCTACAGCCAGTTCCTGTCTATGGCCAATGTGATGGCGGGCAACGTGGACCACAGTCCCTCGTTGTGGGATGCGGAGGACGGGTTCTTCAAGGATGTCATCGTCACGCCCGAAGGCGAGCGCCACCGGATCGACGTGTTTTCCATGGTCGGACTCATCCCGCTGTTCGCCTGCGAGGTGGTGGAGCCGCGTTTGCTTGTATCGGCACCGCGCTTCGAGAAGATGCTGATGGCGCATGCGGGCGGCATGTTCGACGGCCACACCATCTGTGCCTGTCCAGCGCATACCAACGAGCGCGGCGAACATCTGCTGTCCTTGGCCAACCACGAGATGCTGCCGCCCATCCTGAAACGGCTGCTGAACGAGGACGAATTTCTATCCCCTTTTGGTATCCGCAGCGTCAGTCGTATCCATGCCGCGCAGCGCGATCTCGGCTGGCTGCCCGCCGTGGGCCGCGCGATCATCGAATACCTGCCGGGCGAATCGAACACCGGGCTGTTCGGTGGCAATTCCAACTGGCGCGGGCCGGTGTGGATGCCGGTCAATTACCTGCTGAATGAAACGCTGCTGAAGTTCCACCAGTATCTCGGCGACGAATTCAAGGCGGCGGTGCCGTGCATGGATAACCGCGAGATGACGCTGCATGAAGTGTCCTGCCTGCTGGCGGACCGCGTGGCCAGCGTGTTCCGCCGCGACGGCAACGGCCATGTCGCGGCGTTCGCGCCCGACAGTCCGCACCAGAGCGATTCGCACTGGCAGGAATTGCTGTTGTTCAACGAGTACTACCACGGAGAAACCGGGCAGGGGTTGGGCGCGTCGCACCAGACGGGCTGGACCGGTCTGGTGGCCAACCTGTTGTTGCAGACGCGCCCGCCGCGAAGCGCGAGCAAAGCTCACCCTGAAAGAAAGGAAGGAACGAAATGA
- the zwf gene encoding glucose-6-phosphate dehydrogenase produces the protein MKNIDPCTLVFFGAGGNLSRKKLIPALFHLEMLSRLPQQLVILGCDIAQYDPEVWLDFVRGILREKHGDKIDEAALQRFCARLHYFAVPVGDDAAYARLQTLIDEDPRFPPNVMYYMAVRPADYPGIVEKLGNVGLLKQKNGWRRVVIEKPFGYDLLSAQTLQASLYRHLDEPQIYRIDHYLGKGTVQNVMVFRFANLLLEPLWNHHYIDHVQITHSETLGVENRGDYYEGAGALRDMIQSHLMQLLALVAMEPPVSMAAEHLRDEKVKVLRAIRPITQNAVHAHAFRGQYASGTIDGKTVPSYLEEKNIAQDSTTETYAAMKLFVDNWRWAGVPFYLRTGKRMAENSSAICIRFKSPPQDLMRHTRQGPPPPNWIMLGIQPDDCMRMEMQVKVPGLDVRTRTISLDATYRKDGDEEFDAYEGLLLDVIMDDHSLFLRIDEVEAAWRVVDPVLKVWAMEREFINTYPAGTWGPRGTYRLFDREDQFWRHSLDLEGAKLEAY, from the coding sequence ATGAAGAACATCGATCCCTGCACACTGGTCTTCTTCGGGGCGGGCGGCAACCTGAGCCGCAAGAAGCTGATCCCCGCGCTGTTTCATCTGGAAATGCTGTCGCGGCTGCCGCAACAACTGGTGATCCTCGGTTGCGACATCGCCCAGTACGATCCGGAAGTCTGGCTGGATTTCGTGCGCGGCATCCTGCGCGAAAAACACGGCGACAAGATTGACGAGGCTGCCTTGCAACGCTTCTGCGCTCGGCTGCATTATTTTGCCGTTCCGGTCGGCGACGATGCGGCCTATGCGCGACTCCAGACCCTGATCGACGAAGACCCGAGGTTCCCGCCCAATGTCATGTACTACATGGCGGTGCGCCCGGCAGATTATCCCGGCATTGTGGAAAAACTGGGCAACGTCGGCCTGTTGAAGCAGAAGAATGGCTGGCGGCGCGTGGTGATCGAGAAGCCGTTCGGCTACGACCTGCTTTCCGCGCAGACGCTGCAGGCCAGCCTGTACCGCCATCTGGACGAGCCGCAGATCTATCGCATCGACCACTACCTGGGCAAGGGCACGGTGCAGAACGTGATGGTGTTCCGTTTCGCCAACCTGCTGCTGGAGCCGTTGTGGAACCATCACTACATCGACCATGTGCAGATCACTCATTCCGAAACGCTGGGCGTTGAGAATCGCGGGGATTACTACGAAGGGGCGGGCGCTTTGCGCGACATGATCCAGAGCCACCTGATGCAGTTGCTGGCGCTGGTGGCGATGGAGCCGCCGGTGAGCATGGCGGCCGAGCATCTGCGCGACGAGAAGGTGAAGGTGCTGCGCGCGATCCGCCCCATCACGCAGAACGCGGTACATGCCCATGCCTTTCGCGGACAATATGCCAGCGGGACCATCGACGGCAAGACGGTGCCCAGTTATCTGGAAGAGAAGAACATCGCCCAGGACAGCACTACCGAGACCTATGCCGCGATGAAACTGTTCGTCGACAACTGGCGCTGGGCGGGCGTGCCGTTCTATCTGCGCACCGGCAAGCGCATGGCCGAGAACAGTTCGGCGATCTGCATCCGCTTCAAGAGTCCCCCGCAGGATCTGATGCGCCACACGCGGCAGGGGCCGCCGCCGCCGAACTGGATCATGCTGGGCATCCAGCCGGACGATTGCATGCGCATGGAGATGCAGGTCAAGGTGCCGGGGCTGGACGTGCGCACGCGCACCATCAGCCTGGATGCGACCTATCGCAAAGACGGCGACGAGGAATTCGATGCCTACGAAGGCTTACTATTGGATGTCATCATGGACGACCACTCGCTGTTTCTGCGCATCGACGAGGTGGAGGCGGCCTGGCGCGTGGTGGACCCCGTGCTGAAGGTGTGGGCGATGGAACGCGAATTCATCAATACCTATCCGGCCGGCACCTGGGGGCCGCGCGGCACCTACCGGCTGTTCGACCGCGAAGATCAGTTCTGGCGGCATTCTCTCGACCTGGAAGGCGCGAAACTGGAGGCGTACTGA